In Oncorhynchus mykiss isolate Arlee chromosome 1, USDA_OmykA_1.1, whole genome shotgun sequence, the following proteins share a genomic window:
- the LOC110523812 gene encoding fatty acyl-CoA reductase 1 isoform X2, with product MVTIPEYYEGKNVLITGATGFMGKVLLEKLLRSCPGIKAAYVLVRHKAGHAPQARIADMINCKLFDRVRDEQPDFAEKIVAVNSDLTLPELDLSTEDQETLADCINVVFHCAATIRFNEPLKDAMQLNVLATQKMVALAHRMKHLEVFLHVSTAYANCDRTLIEEVVYPPPVDYKKLIDSLEWMDEKLVSAMTPGLIGKRPNTYTYTKAMAEYLVQQECGNLNVAIIRPSIVGASWKEPFPGWIDNFNGPSGIFIAAGKGILRTMRASNNAVADLVPVDVVINTTLAAAWYSGSQRHTRPKSILVYNCTTGGINPFHWGEVEYCINMTFKTNPLEQAFRRPNVNLRSNPFTNQYWTTVSHTLPALLYDVYLRATGQKPRMMKTITRLHKAMMVLEYFTSHSWVWNTDNVTMLMNQMGTDDKRMFNFDVRQLNWAEYMENYCMGTKKYVLNEAESGLPAARKHLNKLRNIRYTFNTVLVVFIWRVFIARSQMGRNIWYFVVSLCFKFLSYFRASSTMKY from the exons ATGGTGACCATTCCGGAATACTATGAGGGGAAGAATGTGCTTATCACGGGGGCAACAGGCTTCATGGGAAAGGTCCTGCTGGAGAAGCTGCTGCGGTCTTGCCCTGGAATCAAAGCCGCGTATGTTCTGGTCCGGCACAAAGCAGGGCACGCTCCCCAGGCCCGCATCGCTGACATGATCAACTGCAAG CTTTTTGACAGGGTACGAGATGAGCAGCCAGACTTTGCTGAAAAGATAGTGGCTGTTAACAGTgacctcaccctgccagagctgGACCTGAGCACAGAGGACCAGGAAACGCTTGCTGACTGCATCAACGTAGTCTTCCACTGTGCTGCAACCATCCGATTCAACGAGCCTCTCAA AGATGCTATGCAGCTGAATGTTCTAGCCACCCAGAAGATGGTGGCTCTGGCCCACAGAATGAAGCACTTGGAGGTGTTTCTTCACGTGTCCACAGCCTATGCCAACTGTGACCGGACGCTCATTGAGGAAGTGGTTTATCCACCTCCTGTTGACTACAAGAAGCTCATCGACAGCCTGGA GTGGATGGATGAGAAACTGGTCTCAGCAATGACCCCAGGGCTGATTGGAAAAAGGCCCAACACGTACACCTACACCAAGGCCATGGCTGAGTACCTGGTCCAGCAGGAGTGTGGAAACCTCAACGTGGCCATCATCAGGCCCTCTATAGTAGGGGCCAGTTGGAAAGAGCCCTTCCCA GGCTGGATTGATAATTTCAATGGACCTAGTGGAATATTCATTGCA GCAGGAAAGGGGATCCTGCGCACCATGAGAGCATCCAACAACGCAGTGGCTGACCTGGTGCCTGTGGATGTGGTCATCAATACCACACTGGCTGCCGCCTGGTACTCTGGCTCCCAGAGACACACCAG GCCTAAGAGCATATTGGTGTACAATTGCACGACGGGTGGCATCAACCCGTTCCACTGGGGTGAAGTTG AGTACTGTATAAACATGACCTTCAAGACCAACCCCTTAGAGCAGGCTTTCAGGCGCCCCAATGTTAACCTGCGGTCCAACCCCTTTACCAATCAGTACTGGACCACAGTGAGTCACACTCTACCCGCCCTGCTGTATGACGTGTATCTCAGGGCCACGGGTCAGAAGCcccg GATGATGAAGACCATCACACGGCTGCACAAGGCCATGATGGTGCTGGAGTACTTCACCAGTCATTCGTGGGTGTGGAACACGGACAATGTCACCATGCTGATGAATCAGATGGGCACTGATGACAAGAGG ATGTTCAACTTTGACGTGCGACAACTCAACTGGGCAGAGTACATGGAGAACTACTGCATGGGGACAAAGAAGTATGTCCTGAACGAGGCTGAGTCGGGTCTGCCAGCCGCACGCAAACACCTCAACAA GTTGAGGAACATCCGCTATACGTTCAACACGGTCCTGGTCGTGTTCATCTGGCGAGTGTTCATCGCGCGGTCCCAGATGGGCAGAAACATCTGGTACTTTGTCGTCAGCCTCTGCTTCAAGTTCCTGTCCTACTTCCGAGCGTCCAGCACCATGAAATACTGA
- the LOC110523812 gene encoding fatty acyl-CoA reductase 1 isoform X1, translating to MVTIPEYYEGKNVLITGATGFMGKVLLEKLLRSCPGIKAAYVLVRHKAGHAPQARIADMINCKLFDRVRDEQPDFAEKIVAVNSDLTLPELDLSTEDQETLADCINVVFHCAATIRFNEPLKDAMQLNVLATQKMVALAHRMKHLEVFLHVSTAYANCDRTLIEEVVYPPPVDYKKLIDSLEWMDEKLVSAMTPGLIGKRPNTYTYTKAMAEYLVQQECGNLNVAIIRPSIVGASWKEPFPGWIDNFNGPSGIFIAAGKGILRTMRASNNAVADLVPVDVVINTTLAAAWYSGSQRHTRPKSILVYNCTTGGINPFHWGEVEYHVISTFKRNPLEQAFRRPNVNLTTNHLINQYWIAVSHKAPAFLYDLCLRMTGREPRMMKTITRLHKAMMVLEYFTSHSWVWNTDNVTMLMNQMGTDDKRMFNFDVRQLNWAEYMENYCMGTKKYVLNEAESGLPAARKHLNKLRNIRYTFNTVLVVFIWRVFIARSQMGRNIWYFVVSLCFKFLSYFRASSTMKY from the exons ATGGTGACCATTCCGGAATACTATGAGGGGAAGAATGTGCTTATCACGGGGGCAACAGGCTTCATGGGAAAGGTCCTGCTGGAGAAGCTGCTGCGGTCTTGCCCTGGAATCAAAGCCGCGTATGTTCTGGTCCGGCACAAAGCAGGGCACGCTCCCCAGGCCCGCATCGCTGACATGATCAACTGCAAG CTTTTTGACAGGGTACGAGATGAGCAGCCAGACTTTGCTGAAAAGATAGTGGCTGTTAACAGTgacctcaccctgccagagctgGACCTGAGCACAGAGGACCAGGAAACGCTTGCTGACTGCATCAACGTAGTCTTCCACTGTGCTGCAACCATCCGATTCAACGAGCCTCTCAA AGATGCTATGCAGCTGAATGTTCTAGCCACCCAGAAGATGGTGGCTCTGGCCCACAGAATGAAGCACTTGGAGGTGTTTCTTCACGTGTCCACAGCCTATGCCAACTGTGACCGGACGCTCATTGAGGAAGTGGTTTATCCACCTCCTGTTGACTACAAGAAGCTCATCGACAGCCTGGA GTGGATGGATGAGAAACTGGTCTCAGCAATGACCCCAGGGCTGATTGGAAAAAGGCCCAACACGTACACCTACACCAAGGCCATGGCTGAGTACCTGGTCCAGCAGGAGTGTGGAAACCTCAACGTGGCCATCATCAGGCCCTCTATAGTAGGGGCCAGTTGGAAAGAGCCCTTCCCA GGCTGGATTGATAATTTCAATGGACCTAGTGGAATATTCATTGCA GCAGGAAAGGGGATCCTGCGCACCATGAGAGCATCCAACAACGCAGTGGCTGACCTGGTGCCTGTGGATGTGGTCATCAATACCACACTGGCTGCCGCCTGGTACTCTGGCTCCCAGAGACACACCAG GCCTAAGAGCATATTGGTGTACAATTGCACGACGGGTGGCATCAACCCGTTCCACTGGGGTGAAGTTG AGTACCATGTAATATCCACTTTCAAGAGGAACCCCCTCGAGCAGGCCTTCAGACGGCCCAATGTAAATCTCACAACCAATCACCTTATCAATCAGTACTGGATCGCTGTAAGCCACAAGGCACCAGCCTTCCTTTATGATCTCTGCCTCAGGATGACAGGAAGAGAGCCCAG GATGATGAAGACCATCACACGGCTGCACAAGGCCATGATGGTGCTGGAGTACTTCACCAGTCATTCGTGGGTGTGGAACACGGACAATGTCACCATGCTGATGAATCAGATGGGCACTGATGACAAGAGG ATGTTCAACTTTGACGTGCGACAACTCAACTGGGCAGAGTACATGGAGAACTACTGCATGGGGACAAAGAAGTATGTCCTGAACGAGGCTGAGTCGGGTCTGCCAGCCGCACGCAAACACCTCAACAA GTTGAGGAACATCCGCTATACGTTCAACACGGTCCTGGTCGTGTTCATCTGGCGAGTGTTCATCGCGCGGTCCCAGATGGGCAGAAACATCTGGTACTTTGTCGTCAGCCTCTGCTTCAAGTTCCTGTCCTACTTCCGAGCGTCCAGCACCATGAAATACTGA